Part of the Impatiens glandulifera chromosome 8, dImpGla2.1, whole genome shotgun sequence genome is shown below.
ATTTCCTCAATATTGTTCAAGAATGAATATCTACAATGATTATACAATAAACATATAGATCTAAAACACACCATCTATACAGCTAATTCAACTTGCCAAACAAGATCTTAAAAGAAAACCATCTtctatagtaaaaaaaaaagcataGGAAAACCCAAAGACCCAAACAGTACAGAGTACCAGTCTTCAATCTAGCCGCCTCCGCCATTGGAGAAAAAAATAGAACAGACCAAACATCATCCAAGACAGTCAGCCCCGTTTAACCAAAATATCACTAAACAAACAACATTAAGCAAAAATAGGGAGAAGGAATCCTTCTAGTCTATTtgcgatgatgatgatgattctgGTTCACGCCATGTCTATCTTCACGCCTCCTCTCAACGTACAAATCCCTCCGATGATGATCACCATCCTTTATCGGAAGTCCACCTCGGTTAGGAGATCGGCTCCTTTGTCTCGTATCATGATGTGTCCACTTGTCACGGGTCGGCGATGAAGCTTCCCTGCGGGCCCAGTCTGACGTGATCGATCTATCGAGCTTATTTCTTTCTCGATGTTCGTCTTCACGGAAATCCAAACGATCTCTGCGCAATTGGTGATCGTGAAATCTGGGGGTTTCGTGTCCATGAGATGGAGGATGACCTCCGATGAGTAAGTCTCTGGGAGGTTGGTCTCTTAGAGAGGGGCGAGGGGATCTGTGTCCGATTAAAGGTCTGACTGGGGATCTATGTCCGATTAAAGGTCTGACTGGGGATCTATTGAGTGGACGGCCAGTTTGATGACGGGGAGATGGAGGGCCAGGATATCCCCTTCTCGGAGGACTCCTTCCTCTTGGAGGAGGATAACGAGGAATCTTGCACTTGTTACATTGTTCCCTTCTGGCGAAATTCAGATTGTTGCATCTGAAATGTAGAAAAAAAACAAGGATGAGTACTAACAAGAAAACAAACATATTTCGAAAATCCtaacataaattttgaattagtttCATACTATGTTCGGTTTCTAAATATGATCTAATTTGTATCAACATCCAAACAAAAAATCTGACAGAAAATGTGATCATGAATGAATCGACGGCTTCGTTTGGAAAGTGGGTCTTTCTTAAATCTTTTTGTTGTATCTCGATCTCATTAGGCTGTTTTTCTGTACATTTATTACATGTTCATCATTATGATCAGAAAAATCTAAGTTTGTCAAAAATCATAATGAACTAAAAGTAATATAGGGCATTGTTTGACGTGGattcattcaaaataattcCCTATTGAATCTTGAGCTTactcattcaaatcatcaaccaaaataccctctattatatataaaagaaaacaaattatagaTTTATACTCCTAAtgtctttttacccaaataacatacatcaaacaagattatttagaaataaccacttgattattcaaataaccaaagatcaaacaaggcctagatCATTATACCAAAAGATATTCCTATACCAAATGTAACAAAAATTACACTGACATACAAAATAATGTGTATAGAAAACGAAACAACAAAAACTACATTATAATTTAGATCATAATtattagaagaaaaaagaaCTATTTTCAGTTTTAACTTTGGCAATGAAATCGTGATGGTGAAAAAATACGAGGTTTCAAACAGGGTCATTGAGAAATCGCAAAATTTGTAGTTGTAACAAATATTTGGCAACTGAAATAATTATTGGATTATAATCCCATTTGCtttaagaattatataaattttcagAAGAAAAGTGAATATAGTAAAATCTAACAGATAACAAAGGTTTCATCATTCACAGTTACAGAAAGgggtaaaaaaatgaaaaaacgaGGAAGGAAAACTTACAAAGGATCGTGGCATAACCAATCCCCTCTCCGTCGCATATTAGGATTGTTTCTAGCCATGTCATCTCCACCTCTATATGAACCTCGACCAAATCCAGATCCATCAAATCCTCTATTTCCCACAAACTTGTTTTCACCTCTTGTACGACTTCGCATAGGTGGTGAGTAGTCGCGATGTCTACGTGGAGGAAGTGGAGATCTCCTACCACCATACCCACGGCTTCGAGTTGGTCCACCTGAATGATCAAACTCATGACTGAAACGATGGCCACCGATGGGTCTGACCGGAAGAGGAGATCCAGAACCACCTCTGGGTCTGACCGGAGGAGGAGATCCAGAACCTGCCCGAATTCTATACCCTGAAAAAAGAACCCAGTACACTTCCGAAGATAAGCACATTCCCTATTAAAGCATGCTAAGACAAGTTAATAATCTTAGTGTTCACATGGTAGCCATCTCTTCATTTACCCATATAACCCGAGAACTGATGTTACGAACAAGTTAAACCGTACTTTTCAATTTTCAGACCCACACATCATGAAGCCATCACCCATTTAATGATTCATTTTATCATACAGTAATGTCTTTATTCCAAAGATATAACTTCTTTCTGATGCAAGCCAAGACAAGATGAGACACCCCGAAAGCAATCAAGTGGCAAAGACAAATATTATCTCTCAAGTGGAGGAACCAGCAAAATGATTCACTTTTTAGACCAACCTTTTTTTCCTGGAGGAAAGCACAACATCCAACTGTAATAACCCTAACTTCAATCAATGGTGCTTTCAGTGATAATCCATGCAACCAATTATTATCCCTTCCATCTTTTGCAACAAATTCATTGTCCGCAAGAAACATCAACCCCCATGTTAACTTGGTACAAAACACAACCAGTTAACTCAGCCAGTTACTATCTCTAATAATTtgtaacttataaataaattatgccTACCCAACAATCAAAGATTGCTAAAATGTAAGAGGATGTTACAACCAGATAATAATCAAGCAATGTTAAAAGTGAACTGActacaaaaaaaatcaagtaaATCAAGAGCACAAGATTGAACTGGTTAAGTTGGATGCAAACCTACCGGCGTAGttatggaagaaaaaaaatagtttgacaAAATTTAGGACTTATTTATTTAGTCATAAGAGAATAAAACCATGAGATCACAAATAAAAAGGAAGAAGACATATTTGTAAGTTGACCGATAATCTTGGACCACTTAGACCCAGTGGTGACAAAATGAAAACCGCAGTTGTCTTCTAGAAAGTATAAACATATACAACCATCATCACTACCACAACAATTCCCAGATAATCCAACAGGTCCCATGGTTTCACCAGTATATTGTTTTGATCCATTCTCAATAGAACCTTCCATGAAATTGGCACTGGATCTATAGCTAGCTTATTCAGTTCAGATGTTTTACCTCACCTTTAAGCATCACAACAGCTTCTACCATTATCTACTTAAACAATTGGTAGTTTCTTTCAGACATAcccaaatgatttttttgtcaAACAGCACCACCTCTCAGTTCCAACTTCCAAGTCATAAATCTTTCAAATATCAAGCCTATAATAAATGAAGCTCTCAGGACAACCCGGAAAAGAAAAATATGCCCCATATACATATGAAACTGCAGACTCTGACTGCATAAGTCCTCTAAAAGGACACCATAGTCACAACTGTTGGACACAATTGAACAGCTCAAAACCCAGACCCATAACATCATATCATGTCCAACCTCATCACTGAATTCAACATGCTTTCTTTAAGGTCTAATTCTGGCACCCGGAACATTGAGCTgtaaaacataacaaaacaactGTTTCATATGCTTGCATCTCATATGCTGTATTTCTATTGCATGCTCACCAGCTGGAACAGAAAAAAATTGAGTTGAACAACCCAGAGAGTTTATTATGTACTTGTTAGTAAAGGAACGTACATGGTTTCGAATGATGAATATTTGGCAAATTATTTTATCACAGTATATAATAGTCACGTTCTGCtaaaaaaaatgcatattttagATATGGAAATTATGGTTATAATGCATGAATTGATAACTAAGTTCACCCATTGATGAAGTAATCAGGAGTAATTTCCCAAGCATGTTAAATCCTCTCATAAAAGAATCCAACAAAAATCCTGAAGAGTTAATAAAGAAGATCAGGAGGGCAGCATATCAAACATTTTGGAGTCACAGTTAGAAATTATTACGCATACCAACAATTTGGACTAAACCAGTCCCAAATAACCGGTGCCTTTTTATCAACGTTACACAAAATAAACGAATTACCTCTATCAGTGACTACAAGACTTGCCAagattaactaaaataatatatagtgaGAAGGGGAAAATGGGAGGACAAACCATTATTTTCGGAGAATCGACCAGGGCGAGAATAAGAAGACGGTGGATCAGGACGAACCTCGCCAGGTTCATATTCGGCCGCGCCACCATCAACCCCGACGCTTTCAGTAGCCCGGACGATGAGGCTGCTAAGCAAAGGCTGATGCGGCGCATATTGATCCTTCTCTCGCGAACCCATCCTCAgattctctctatctctctctctcgaaGCTTGATGAGCAAACCCTAATTTTTCggtgttatttatttttgtgtatagATATTGTTTCTGGGTTTTTACtttgaaataaaattgttaaagttGTCCTTAAACTATCATTTCCCTCAGCAATGTTTgccttcaattttattttcacaaTATATAAGctgaattttcttttatttttagaaaatgataaatattttatgaataaataaattttggacaggaataaataaaaataattatatattatatatatttaaaataaaacaaaagtaatCTTAAACTAAAGTCATctaacacaaaacaaaaattattgcATTATTCagtttctaaattttataaacacgGTTTACTTGTCTTGAATTattttgtaagaaaataaaatagtgaacaaacataaaagaaaatttaatcttttgttattttgttatgataatacaattaagaaaatattgtgacaatattttgaaaattcttcACAAGATTTTGGTGTTGACTTAATTGATGCTTATTTAAAGGTACATTCGTATACTTTATAAAGTTGAAGTTTTGTTTTCTGTTCCAATTTTGTATAGGTTAGGGTTTTGATGGACCGAATgttatataatgttatataaactTGTCATAACCCTAATATGTGATGTAATATCTGTATAGATCTCCTCAATAACATTGTCTATTTTTGTGGACGTAGTCAAGTTTTATATTcgtgaaccacgttaaaatttgtgtcattattattatttacttcaTCTCATTTATTTCTGtttaggaggctcggtcctgaacttaggttgttcggtcttaggtctgggaggctcggtcccagaTCTAGCTTCCTTAGTCGTGGACCTAgaagtctcggtcctaggttagacctTTCGGTCCTAGGTTGGAATCCTCGGTCATTGCTCGagaacaccggtcctaagtCGATTTTCTTGGTCCTTGGTATCGGTTAGGACCGAGAGTTCTTTGTCCCGGTACTACAAGACTCGGTCGTCAGGGAccaagtgttcttcatttagtATGAAGAATTGCAGGTTTGTATCTCTTGATACAGATCATGGATCATAACCCTTAACCCCAAACACGATCAATCGAACtctataacaataattttttagaatCGTTTTTAGGGCAAAATTTGGGAACTTTTGAGTTAGGCCATCTCATGACATAATTCTTCCTCCAacagctttgaaatgatgattatagtcgaacacgaccaaaataagaacatcaatcaATCTCTGTAACAACTTTCAAAGCTGAAACTCaagcttcatttttcaaaaagttcagttgtatcaaacatgatcaggatgttgattttatgattttgaaatcatcctaacatgtttacaaacatattaggcaaatatttaaatcaaaatttaagctaaaagctcaagaacacgaaattcaaattttccagattttcaaatcaaatttgagtAATTCGATTTAAGTTGAATTGTTCAAATCTCTTTCGACAAAAATCTATAAATCATCTAAGAATTAGtttcaaacaaagaaaaaataaaattgaaccctaaataagatcaacccgatcaaatttggaaaaatccaattttaaatcataaattgaATTACAGTGAATCTGGAAGTTTACCAATGATTGGAGAACATCCCAATGATGTGTATGAAGCTTTCCCAATTCCTGGATCAAAGATTTGATCGCCGAAGaagatttctaaaaaaaattagttcgTCGGAGTTCTTCAAGATCTTCAATCAGCCTGTAAAgtttgatggattggaagaagaTCACCTAGAGgttatttatactaaactaggtcggctatcatggacgaATACAACTTTAATTTATCTTCTGAAATCCTTCTTCAATGTTTCTATTTTGTCTTCGACAACCTAGCTAGGGTATAGGTTTGACTTCGCAGCCTAGGAGAAATTATGGCGAAGAGAAGACGTGCACATGGGTAAAAATGGAGAGATAAGGTTGTGAAACTGAAAGACCGTCGGCATCCGTCGTAGGCCTCTGGAGTTCGCGAAAAAGAAGAACGAAAAGACGTCGTTTCATTTAATTAGACGCTCCGTTGGCGTTCCATCAGCGCTGGAGCGATTAGACTAACGGGGCGCGCGTGTGCTTCCACTACAACGGAGTGCTTGACGCTTTTTTAGGAAGtggatgaaaattcagcgcTGATCCGTTGGTCCTCAATTCTGctgcaaaatttaaatataatttttgtcaaataagattattaatttatatttttaataaaagagttatttgaaatcaaattttttaaccatttcttGCGTTTTTCTTTACCAaaataatacacaaaaatatttctgacaacataataaaaattatgttcatttattttattttttagtatttttgggtaatgatttaattgttttaaggcataaattatacataatttatgtttaaaatcgtaattaaataatttcaaccccttgttggtttaatttgggtaaaataaatacaatattttaacctcaaattatatttggatttttatttaattaaccctaatttgatttttaatctcttttgggttatattaaatttaaaaattcaaaatattattttaatattattataaattaataatattatttataaattagggtaTGTTAAATTTTCATTCTTACAAAATGCCCCTCTCGAAccgagtttgaataaaacaaacttatttttgaaaacatgggTTCGAGATTTGAACATCTTGAAATTTATACCATAACTTATAATAAGATAGAAGGATAAAACCTAGATGGAAACATATGTTTGGGATGAATCACAACAATTATTCATAAGTCAGATTGATGCACGATCATTCGTTGGCTGGATCTTGTCGGGGATAGACTTCCACAATAGTCTTATGCTGATGGGGAGTAAATAGGACTCTAGTTGAGGAATACTCTCATGGGGGAATAATTAGAACTCTCCTGGGGAATACTTTCCTAGGGAATACTTTCCTAgggaacaatgataataatcaCGCTAGATCCATCGCGAGATGGAGTTTTTCCACTAGAGGTTGGTCATAATAATGACTTCCACGGATGCCTATTATAAGATAGGACTTACTATAGGGAATGGTGACAACAATCACTCTAAGGGGATAAGTTATAAAAATGACATATATTGATGCCTATTATAATAGGGATTTTTACGAATCATAACAATAACCTATTGTgtctatcaatagatagagCTTTGGAGAGGTCTTATACAAAGTGACATTCACAActagaagaaaaaaatcataCTTCAATTAGGGATTGTTTATGGGAGGAGCTGCTCTGATTATCAACTTATCTCTTCTGGTCTTGACAAAGTGTCCTTCACAATTAGGTGAAACATCGACCGATTGCATTGAGGGGTTCTTTGGTCTTTGTGACAAAATGTCCTTCACAGCTAGATTAAAACCGTAGACTCTTAAGGGATTTTCATCATTTATGGAGTATTTCAACATaatattttccatttttttacGAAGTGACCTTCACATTGAGAGAAATATCGATCGTTGTTTTGTCATCTTTGGGGAATGGACTATTCCCaattctatttcaaataaagcttgaaaacataataaatcttGATCTAATCCATGAAttatggaaacttggattcgaAATGTGTTCAGGGTTAAGTTACGAGCAATCTGCAATTGGTAGAGATTATCTCTCTTAAAGAACCCGAGTTCCTTTCTTTCTTATGTTAagatatatatgataaattcaaTCTTGTGCAGATGATTATCCAATCTCTTAAATTGCAAAGATGTGACCGAGACATGAAGTCTCGTTcagttatatttttggttgtttttgCCATGGGCCGTAATTCTTCGAAAGTTTAATTATTTCTGGTATAGTTGCATAGAGAGTTTCACCTTTCTAGCTTCgagaattttattctttttctattttttggacATCCAAGGTGTGTTTGGGGAATCAATATGTTTTTCTCTTGCGATAGTCATCGAACAGTCTCCCGAGTGAGCATACACAACCTACACGGGAGTGTCAACATTTTTTGGTTCCCGAGGTATATCTAGGGGAATTAATATGTTTTACTCTTACGACACTCATCTGGACAGCTGCCCGAGTGAGCATAAATGATGATTTTACCTCAACCTATACGGGGGCATATATTAcagatatgtatatatatatatatattttgtttgaagcCTTGAGTCTagttctcttttttctcttgtACAAAGGGAAATGAGACATCCTTTCTCAAATTGCGTCTTTATCTTGACTTTTGGTGCTTAATTCAGTTCTTTTTTCAAAAGCCTTCCAAAGAGGGTTAATTTCCTAGATAATCGCGTGGCACGAAAATGAGCTTATTAAATATATCCACCAATTAgagtttttttagaaaatttgggGTTATATTCGGGAGATTAATCACTATAAGTTGCTATTGGTTTTTACCCCTACTTAATTCCTAAAATCCTTGTCACTGGTTGGTGGAAAGAACCAAGGTTCCTACTATCTTTTGACTTTATATGAGACATAACTAagaattgttatttattttattattaagtacTGAGACCAGACCTATATATATGCTGCCTATGTGTCTTCCTTTTTGTCCTTGACATATTCTTTTTATTCCTTTGGAAGAATCAAGTCTCACATAGTTCTCCCTTATGATTGACGTAGTTATACAAAACTAGAGGTCGATTAGTCCACTCGAGGCTGGAGACTAAATCCGTGTTAATCCCGGTAAGGCTTGATTGTGAGTCATCGTAATCCTGGTAAGGCTGGATTGCGAGCTAGCTTGGTCTTGGTAAGACTGGATTGTGATCCATCATAATCCTGGTAAGGCTGAATTGAGAGCCGTCCTAATCCTGGAAAGGTTGGATTGTGAGCCGTCATAATCTTGGTAAGGCTGGATTGAGAGACGTCCTAATCCTAGTAAGTCTAGATTGTGAGTCGTCCTAATCCTGGTAAGACTGGATTGAGAATCGTCATCTGAATCGACTGATATTATAGGTAATATCGTTTTAATGCGTCTAGATTTCTTGAAGCAATAAATTCTTCTCCTTCAATTGTAGATAAGCGAACTACACCTCTAAAGACGATTTTCTTAATTATGAAGGGTCATTTCCATTGTGGTCAGAACTTGCCCTTAGGGTCTAATAGTTCTCGAGTTCGTTTGAGCACTAAACCTTCTTTTAGGTTCATGGGCTTGACCTTTCTATTAAATGTATCGACCATTCGTTTTTGGTAAATTGGGTTTTGCATAACGCATCCAATCTATGGTATTCCATTAATGTCAGCTAGTCATAACCATATTTTACCCAATCTTCTTCAATGACTTGGGACTCCAAAAGGACTGTAAATGTAAGGATTTCAATCTCGATATTTTGTACGACATCCATACCATATACAAGAGAATAGAGAGTTTCGTATGTCGATGCTTGAGAAGTTGTACGATATCCCGTAAAGCAAATGGCAACTTCTCATGTCAATCTTTGTATGTGTTGGTCGTCTTCTTGATGATCCCAATCACATTATTGTTAGTTTCTTCGACCGCACCGTTAGTCTTGGGTCGATAAGGCGACGATTTGAGGTGTTCAATTTTGAACTATTTGAGCAAGGATAAAACCTTTCCTTGGAAGTGTCTTCCGTTATATGAAATAATGACATTAAGTACTCCGTATCTAGCGATGATATTGATATAGATGATTTTTTTCACTTTGGTAGATTTTAGAATCTTGTAAGAtgttgtctcgtgtcatttagAGAAATAGTCGATGGCTACGAGTATGAACTCTTGTCCATTTGACGCATGTAGATAAATTTCCCAATGCCATCAATGCCCCATATAGAAATGGGCCATGGTGATGTCATACTATAAAGTAAAGATGTTGGGGTATGTTTTAGATCAGCATAGATCTAACACTAGTGATAGTTTTTTACTTAGCTGACCCATTCTTATTCCACATTTTTTCAATAATCTGAGACAATGTAATTTCTTGGCAAGGACAAGTCCATTCATATGTGGATCACATAATCATGCGTGTACTTTTTTATGATTCGTCGTGCTTCGGGACCATCGACGCAGAGCATATTTGACCATCAAAAGATTATCTGTATAACTTTTTAGTTATCCAAGCATAGTTAGTGGAATACTAACACAAGGCTCTTTGTTCCTTAACTCGGAAATGGGACGAATATTCTCCATactttatgtattttttaagaatatcatACCATGGTTTGGTGGGAACTTGAATGCAGGCTACCACTCCAATTTTGAAATTGGGCTTCTGTTTCTGACGGATTTTTAGAGCTTTGACCTTAAATCCAACAGGAATTTGGGTCATAGCTGCTAGCGTATCTAAAGAATTGGCAAAGAGATTTTGGCTTCTTAGCACGTACACAAAATATATGTGATCGAACTTATCGATAAACTAGAGTAGGAATGTATGATAGGGTTTAATATTTTTACCCTCGTACTTATCATGTTCCGTTAACTTGGGATATAACTAGGTTAAAGTCACTTACTACGTCTAATTTAGTTGTTCCTCATTCATATGTGATTTTGAGACCTGAAAGGCATGCCTTATACTCGGCCTCATTGTTAGTTACATAATATTCTAACTTAATAAAGATGAGATTATATATTCTATTGGGATCTATCAAGAGAATTCTAATTCCATAGCCATTCTTTGATGAAGTTCCATCCAGCATTAACTTCCACGTGTCTGAAATGACAGACATTATGGTGTCATCTGGAAAGTCGAGTTCATAGGAAGACTTAATCGTGAAGGATTGATCGACCAGGAAGTCTATAACAATACTTCTTTTAACTGATTTCTGAACTATATAAGTAATATTGTATTCAGAAATCATTATCATCCATTTAGCAAGTTTAGGTGACAATAGCGTTCGCTGAAACAAATAATGGATTGGAACCAACCTGGATACCTTCTTGATAGGGTGAGATTGCATATAATGTCTTAGTCTTTTAGTGACCTTTGCAAGTTCACAACACACTTTTTTGGGTGTCGAATAGTTTAACTCACATCTAGTCATTCTCTTGCTCAGATAGTAAATGACGATCTCTAGTTTATTCTCGTTTTCTTAAGCCAACAGGTTTCCCATAGCTGAATCTTTCAAGGTGAGGTAGAGAATTAAGGAACACCGGGCCTTGGTGGCATAAAGACTAGTGGTGACTTTAGATAGTCTTTAATATTGTCAAATTCTTGTTGACAAGTTTCATCCCACTAAAATCctttttcaataatttgaaAAGGGGATCGTAAGTGAGGGTCAATTTGTTAATGAACTGACTAATGAACTAAATTTTGCAGAGGAAGCCTCAGACTTCTCTTTCATTTCGAGGGGTAGGCATAACCGTAATTGCCTCGATTTTGGATGAGTTAATTTCTATTTCTCGTTGGGTAATAAGAAACCTAGCATCTTACCAACAATGAATACAAATGCACACTTCTTCGGGTTTAACCAAAGCCGGTATTTTCTAATTCTCTACAAGAATTTGTTTAAGTTGAGAATATGACCTTGGTGATCTTTAGATTTAACGATCATGTTATCAATGCATACATCCATTTTCTTGTGGATCATGTCGTGCAAGATCATAGTGATTTCTCTTTAATAATTAGCCCCAAATTTTTTGAGACCAAAGGGCATGACCCTGAAACAGAACGTGCCTACATCTATGATAAATGTAGTCTTTTTTTGTCTTCTTTAACGATTAGAATCTTGTTATATCCTGAAAATCTATCCATGAAAGACAACAACTGATTGTCAGCGGCATGATCGACCAGAATGTCGATATGTGGTACAGGAAAACTATCATTTGAGTTGGTTTTGTTCAGATTGCCATAGTCTACATACACGTGTGCATcctttcatctttttttaaGACATGAACCACATTGGATATTCATGTGGGTAGTCCATAGTTTTGAGGAATCTCGCTTCCAACTATTTTTGGACTTCTTCTTTTATCTTGGCTACAACCTCAATTTTTATTCATCTCAACTTTTGTTTGACGGGTTTAGCCTCTAGATAAAGGGGAATCTGATGTCGAACAATTCCATGATCTACGACGGGCATATCCTTATAAGACTAGGAGAACACATATTTATTGGTCTTTAGCAATTCTATCATTTCATGACGTTCGTCATTACTTAGACTTTGTccaattaatataatttgagaATCATTGACCGTATATAGGTTTATTTCGACTGATGTTTCAGATGCGGAAACGATTTCGTCATCATGTTCCAAGAAGTTTTTTATTTCGAAATTAAAATTAGACTACAAAGAAACATCATCATCTGACATATATTCGAAACTATACTCATGTATTTTATTGGACGCTTTATTACAAAGAGTGGAGGACATTCCATTATGATTGTCATTACagacttctttatttattacaacatcAGACACTTTTCATAGTCCAAAAGGGGGGTGATATTGTCATCAACTCTCAGGTTGATCACAAAAGCTTTATCAGATGTTGATAGATTTACAGAGTCTATCTTACAAGAGCTTTCCTCATCCGAGCCTTCTTCCGTCACAAACTTTTCCAGGGTTTCATGATAATAAACAAtcttttcctaatcatattAACAGATGAATTAGGATAATAAGAACAATCTAAAAAGATTTCGAAACTTAGAGAGCGGGTTTTCAAAACTTGATTGAAGAATGGCTTAGGAAATAAAAACATAGTGTGGTTTCCCCTTCTCGTACAAATTGTCCATTTAAGGTCGGAGGGATAGGTATATATTGCTTAGATATTTTACCTTTTCTAGAAACCTCATAACCTATCGGAGTATATCCGATACCAAAGTTATCTAAGTCATAATATATCCAAGGAAAAGAAGGCATGTCAATAGCATTTTTGTCCTAGACCCATTCCTAGAAAATATCTCATTTTCAGAATGAGACGAATGGACAAGACACTATATAGTGTAAAGTCAAGAATGTGATATGAATCATGGCCTTGCCTAAATATAGGATATATATTGAATCCACTTAGCTCAATCTCTAAGTTACTAGAAT
Proteins encoded:
- the LOC124912232 gene encoding uncharacterized protein LOC124912232, which gives rise to MGSREKDQYAPHQPLLSSLIVRATESVGVDGGAAEYEPGEVRPDPPSSYSRPGRFSENNGYRIRAGSGSPPPVRPRGGSGSPLPVRPIGGHRFSHEFDHSGGPTRSRGYGGRRSPLPPRRHRDYSPPMRSRTRGENKFVGNRGFDGSGFGRGSYRGGDDMARNNPNMRRRGDWLCHDPLCNNLNFARREQCNKCKIPRYPPPRGRSPPRRGYPGPPSPRHQTGRPLNRSPVRPLIGHRSPVRPLIGHRSPRPSLRDQPPRDLLIGGHPPSHGHETPRFHDHQLRRDRLDFREDEHRERNKLDRSITSDWARREASSPTRDKWTHHDTRQRSRSPNRGGLPIKDGDHHRRDLYVERRREDRHGVNQNHHHHRK